AAGTTAAAAGAGATTGGCACTACATATTTTAAATTACAGAAGTAAAATTTAGGGCTTTTCTAAGTTTATAAGCCGGAAGGGAGTTTCTGAAACTCTACTCTCTGCTTCTTCAATATATATTGAGAAAAAGAAGCCTGAGCAATTAGCAAAATAATTCTTATCTATTTTTATTTTAAAAATTTAATCGCTTACCCTGTGAGAAATACTATCTTTTTTAATTTCTAACGTTTTTCCTCTATCAAAAAGAATAAATTTAACGTTACTACTTACTCTTCTTTCGATAACAAGTTTATGCTTAGGTGCTTCTAAAAATGGCTTGCCTTTTATCTCAGGATAGATAAACAAAATCATTTTAGTAAAAGCGGGGAAACCTTTGTGCAATGCTATATTAAATTCGTATAAATCCAAATCTTCTGTAATTGAAACATTTTTTACGTACGGAGTTATTTTTAACTTTTCCATCTCTTCCTTTGTCCAGAGAGGTAAATTAGAATTAATTTGGTATTGGGCAGTAGAGAAAAATAGTTCATTTTTTCTAATAAAAGATGCCATAAACTTAGGTTTTGTCCAATACTGACTAAAATGTGCTTTTACTGCTTTTAGTTTAATAGATTCCTCTTTATTTGAAAGAAGACTTATAATCCAGTCTGAATGAAAATTTATGGAGGAGTTAAATAACCGTTAGAATAATAAACTACTGGTTCTAACAAATCTTCAGAATGCACAAAATACGTGTAAAGTTCAGTGCGAATTTTATCTTTGAGGTCAAAAAGTGCAGCTTCTGTAAAAAGTCCTGTTGCTCTGTAGAAATATATTTTAGAGTATTATATCCTAACTTTAAGGAGTATCCAATTACAGGATCAGCGCACACTTCCATTATGAAGTCTTAACAAATCCTCAGCACAACATCAATACATTTTCTCGTATTTCATAACCCTCTGCCTTTTAAAAAGTTTATAGCATTTTCGATCTCTTCTGCCTGGGATTTTATAATAGAAATCAATTCTTCTGGGGTTCTTTCATCTTCTTTATTTTTCCGGTTGGGGTTCACTGCTTTGAGGTCATAATTTTTTGATCTTATCTCTTCCACTGACACACGCCAGGAGCGTTCGCTTATTTCTCTTCCTGGTAATAATTTGAAAAACTCTTCAAAATGTTGTAGTGTAAGTGGCTGTTTCTTGGTGATATTGAGGTCAGATAAATCGTAATACCATATCTCCTTTGTCGGCTCACCTTTTGTAAAGAATAAAAGATTGGTTTTACTTGATGCCCCTGCATTCACAAAAACTTTTTGCGGCAGACTAACAATACACCATAGATTGCATTCGTTTAAGAGTTTTTGTTTAGTTTGAACAAAAGCTTTCTCGTTTGTTCGGAAGAGCACCCCTTCGTCAATTACTATCCCGCATCTTCCCCCATGTTTAAGGCTATCAATCACATGTTGCAGAAATAGCACCTGAGTTGAACTTGTCTTGTATGCAAAATGTGTCTGAGCATCTTCTCCTTCTTTTCCACCAAAAGGAGGATTTGTTAGCACAACATCAAAAAGGGAAGGCGCATTTGAAAATAGCTCTCCGTAAACCTCAAAACCAGTTAGTGTATTTCCATGCCAGATATGGGGCTCGTCTATTCCTTGAAGAACAAGATTTGCTAAAGCAATTGGATATACAAGATTTTCTTTTTCTCTGCCATAAAAGGTTCTTGTCTTGAGAATTTCAATATCCGATGCTGTTTTTGCCTTCTCTTTCATGTGCTGATAAGCCTGGGCTAAAAAGCCTCCTGTGCCACAACAGGGGTCATATATGGTCTCTCCAATTTCAGGATCAATCACTTTGACCATTACTCGAATAACTTCTCTGGGAGTAAAAAACTGTCCGCCATCATTATTTTTTTCTCCCATCTTTTGAAGCAAACCTTCATAGACCTGAGATATAGGAAACATATGAGTTTCATCAATATTATCAACAGAAATTGCATGAATTTTATCAAGAATATCAAGTAGGTTTCGTTCTGTGTCTATATACGTTCTTTCAGTTGATGAAAAGACTTCACTGATAATCTTCTGACGGGGAGTTGCTCCAGGTTTATCTTTAAGATTTTTAAGATGAGGTATAAGGTCACCATTCACAAAGGACGTAAATGCGCCAAGTGTTCCTGTCTGTAGATCAATTCTTTTCTTTCCTCTTGGGTCTGCCCAATCCCGCCAGCGATAGGGATACTCTAAGGAAGGCATAAAAGAAACACCTACTGCTTTTGCCTGTTCTTCTTCCTTTTGTTCTTTTTCATCAAGGATGCGAAGGAAGAGCATCCAGGTAAGTTCTGGCACATACTGCAAAGCGCTACTCCTTCCAGCCCTACGCATAATATCACAAATGCTTTTAATATAGGCATTTAAAGATTGCGGAGTGGTAATTTTAAGATTGTTCTTTGACATTTGACCCCCTCATGAAAATAATTTTTGTTTTATATTTTTATATACTTCTGGTGGTTCATTTTCTTTAAACCAATCAGGGAAGAATTTAAGTGCTTTTTCCTTAGTAAATTT
This region of Caldisericaceae bacterium genomic DNA includes:
- a CDS encoding type I restriction-modification system subunit M; its protein translation is MSKNNLKITTPQSLNAYIKSICDIMRRAGRSSALQYVPELTWMLFLRILDEKEQKEEEQAKAVGVSFMPSLEYPYRWRDWADPRGKKRIDLQTGTLGAFTSFVNGDLIPHLKNLKDKPGATPRQKIISEVFSSTERTYIDTERNLLDILDKIHAISVDNIDETHMFPISQVYEGLLQKMGEKNNDGGQFFTPREVIRVMVKVIDPEIGETIYDPCCGTGGFLAQAYQHMKEKAKTASDIEILKTRTFYGREKENLVYPIALANLVLQGIDEPHIWHGNTLTGFEVYGELFSNAPSLFDVVLTNPPFGGKEGEDAQTHFAYKTSSTQVLFLQHVIDSLKHGGRCGIVIDEGVLFRTNEKAFVQTKQKLLNECNLWCIVSLPQKVFVNAGASSKTNLLFFTKGEPTKEIWYYDLSDLNITKKQPLTLQHFEEFFKLLPGREISERSWRVSVEEIRSKNYDLKAVNPNRKNKEDERTPEELISIIKSQAEEIENAINFLKGRGL